A genome region from Lactobacillus sp. ESL0791 includes the following:
- a CDS encoding glycosyltransferase — protein sequence MKILHVNAGLEAGGGLTHIINLLTEAKKEGQDFVLLVFAEGPVAKAARAAQLEVHVLGANSRYDFSSLRRLAAFINHGHYDIVHTHGARANLYLSLIKRKITARWCVTVHSDPYLDFSGRGIMGKIFTQLNLRALKKADWLFAVTKRFKKLLVTKAKINPTKVYVIYNGIFFHTNNSLPPKEEHRGFNLINVARAEKVKGQDLLLRAVKNINNPDIHLYFAGDGSELSKLKSLTRELELTAQVTFLGFLTQEQLTELYRRMDLAVLASYSESFPLVLLEASDNLVPLLSTAVGDIEMMIPDRQHGFVAKIGDLTSLTAGLRTALEMNDQELVAMAKREKDYLVHNFAVKQQLAVILRVYERYLKA from the coding sequence ATGAAGATTTTGCATGTTAATGCGGGCCTGGAAGCGGGCGGCGGGTTGACACATATTATTAATTTGCTAACAGAAGCAAAAAAAGAGGGCCAGGATTTTGTCCTGCTGGTTTTTGCTGAGGGGCCAGTTGCTAAGGCTGCGCGTGCGGCTCAGCTTGAAGTTCATGTTTTGGGTGCAAACAGCCGCTATGATTTTAGCAGTTTGAGGCGGCTTGCTGCCTTCATCAATCACGGTCATTATGATATCGTCCATACACATGGGGCACGGGCAAACTTATACCTGTCTCTGATTAAGCGAAAAATTACTGCCCGCTGGTGCGTCACGGTTCACTCCGATCCTTACCTTGACTTTTCCGGTCGGGGAATTATGGGCAAGATTTTTACCCAATTAAATTTGCGGGCACTAAAAAAGGCAGATTGGCTTTTTGCGGTGACCAAGCGTTTTAAAAAGCTGCTGGTAACAAAAGCAAAAATTAATCCAACCAAAGTTTATGTCATTTATAATGGAATCTTTTTTCATACGAACAATTCACTTCCTCCTAAGGAGGAGCACCGCGGCTTTAACCTGATTAATGTTGCCCGTGCTGAAAAGGTTAAAGGGCAGGATTTGCTGCTGCGCGCGGTTAAAAATATTAATAATCCGGACATTCACCTTTACTTTGCCGGCGACGGCAGTGAACTGTCAAAGTTAAAAAGTTTGACCCGGGAGCTGGAACTTACTGCTCAGGTCACCTTTCTGGGTTTTTTAACGCAAGAGCAGTTAACTGAACTGTACCGCAGGATGGATCTGGCGGTTCTGGCGTCTTATTCAGAAAGTTTCCCGCTTGTTCTGCTTGAGGCGAGTGATAATTTGGTGCCGCTTTTGTCGACGGCCGTGGGTGATATCGAAATGATGATTCCCGATCGGCAGCACGGCTTTGTTGCTAAAATTGGTGATCTGACTTCACTGACTGCCGGATTAAGAACTGCGTTAGAAATGAATGACCAGGAGCTGGTAGCGATGGCTAAGCGGGAAAAAGATTATTTGGTGCATAATTTTGCGGTGAAGCAGCAGTTGGCGGTGATTTTGCGGGTATATGAGCGATATTTAAAAGCGTAA
- a CDS encoding transporter substrate-binding domain-containing protein, with the protein MKKKFWLVSLLFSVLLLVGCGRSTADQSVLKNAEASKTITWGVKGDVKLFGLIDVRDGQQKGFDVDMAKLITKKILGPKGKAIFVTTTSQSRIPLLKNGNVDAVIATMSITPERKKTIDFSHSYFDAGQSLLVPANSKIKSTRDLNGKTVIGVVGANSVQNIKAKAPKAKVIELQDYAQAMNALKSHQGDALTTDNGILYGLAVENPGYEVRGGTFTKEPYGVAVNKGQKSFTRAVDKAVLEIQHDGEYNQLIRKWFGDVPGFNYKELYRR; encoded by the coding sequence ATGAAAAAGAAATTTTGGCTGGTTTCCTTACTATTTAGTGTACTTTTATTAGTGGGCTGCGGCCGCAGCACCGCCGATCAGTCTGTCTTAAAGAACGCTGAGGCAAGCAAGACCATCACCTGGGGAGTTAAGGGCGATGTTAAATTGTTTGGTTTGATTGATGTGCGTGATGGACAACAAAAAGGTTTTGACGTTGATATGGCCAAGTTGATTACCAAAAAAATTCTTGGTCCCAAGGGCAAAGCAATTTTTGTGACCACAACCTCGCAGTCACGGATTCCGCTCCTAAAGAATGGCAACGTTGATGCGGTAATTGCCACAATGTCGATTACCCCAGAGCGTAAAAAGACGATTGATTTTTCACATTCCTATTTTGATGCTGGCCAGTCCCTGCTTGTTCCTGCAAATTCCAAAATTAAGAGCACACGGGATTTAAACGGCAAAACGGTAATTGGGGTTGTCGGTGCCAACTCTGTGCAAAATATTAAGGCCAAGGCGCCAAAGGCCAAAGTAATTGAATTGCAGGACTATGCTCAGGCAATGAATGCCCTGAAATCACATCAAGGCGACGCACTAACGACCGATAACGGTATTTTATATGGCTTAGCGGTTGAGAACCCCGGCTATGAAGTGCGCGGGGGGACTTTCACCAAGGAACCTTATGGCGTTGCCGTTAACAAGGGACAGAAGTCTTTCACACGGGCTGTCGATAAGGCCGTCTTGGAAATTCAGCATGATGGCGAATATAACCAGTTAATTAGAAAATGGTTTGGCGACGTGCCGGGATTTAACTATAAGGAGTTGTATAGACGATGA
- a CDS encoding WecB/TagA/CpsF family glycosyltransferase: MNKVNVLGVNFDNKTLNQFQNEFIGRLNEHKSTFIVTANPEIVMSANENPEFMKILTSDADYITADGIGVVKAAKMLKTPLPERVTGYDLFTWLMKVANERNLRVYLIGAKPAVIHAVQEKIARDYPEIQLVGAEDGYFKDDLDLVALRIERTQPDLVFAALGSPRQEKLLAILRKNLLPAVMMGVGGSFDVFSGVVKRAPKFYQEAHLEWFYRLVKNPWRFKRMLVLPKFVNDVRKSRKEQK, translated from the coding sequence ATGAACAAAGTAAATGTTTTAGGGGTCAATTTTGATAACAAGACTTTGAACCAGTTTCAAAATGAGTTTATCGGCCGCCTAAATGAACACAAATCAACCTTTATCGTAACTGCGAATCCGGAAATCGTCATGTCGGCTAACGAAAATCCGGAATTTATGAAAATTTTGACAAGCGATGCCGATTATATTACTGCCGATGGGATCGGAGTGGTTAAAGCTGCTAAAATGTTGAAAACTCCTCTGCCCGAACGGGTAACCGGCTACGACTTGTTTACCTGGCTGATGAAGGTGGCCAATGAGCGTAACTTGCGTGTCTATTTAATTGGGGCAAAACCGGCTGTTATTCATGCTGTTCAGGAGAAGATTGCGCGTGATTATCCGGAAATTCAGTTAGTCGGTGCCGAAGATGGTTATTTTAAGGATGACCTGGATCTGGTTGCTTTAAGAATCGAACGGACGCAGCCGGATTTGGTCTTTGCCGCCTTGGGTTCGCCTCGGCAGGAAAAATTACTGGCAATTTTACGCAAGAATTTGCTGCCAGCGGTCATGATGGGAGTCGGCGGTTCGTTTGATGTTTTCTCAGGGGTGGTTAAACGTGCGCCTAAATTTTATCAGGAAGCCCATCTGGAATGGTTTTACCGCTTAGTGAAAAATCCTTGGCGGTTCAAAAGAATGCTGGTTTTGCCTAAGTTTGTCAATGATGTCAGAAAGTCACGAAAAGAACAGAAGTAG
- the tagD gene encoding glycerol-3-phosphate cytidylyltransferase, whose protein sequence is MKKVITYGTFDLLHYGHVRLLKRAKELGDYLIVGLSTDEFNELQKHKESYNNYAERKYILEAIRYVDEVIPEENWEQKAADVQKYHIDTFVMGNDWTGKFDFLKPYCKVVYLPRTPGISTSKIKADLK, encoded by the coding sequence ATGAAAAAAGTTATTACATACGGCACGTTTGACCTGCTGCATTATGGCCATGTGCGCCTGCTTAAACGGGCAAAAGAACTAGGCGACTACCTGATTGTCGGGCTTTCAACCGACGAATTCAACGAACTGCAAAAGCACAAGGAATCTTATAACAACTACGCTGAACGTAAATATATTCTGGAGGCAATCCGCTACGTTGACGAGGTGATCCCAGAAGAAAATTGGGAGCAAAAAGCTGCCGATGTGCAAAAATATCATATTGATACTTTTGTCATGGGCAACGACTGGACCGGAAAATTTGATTTTCTCAAGCCTTACTGCAAAGTAGTGTATCTGCCGCGTACACCGGGTATTTCTACCAGTAAAATCAAAGCTGACTTAAAGTAA
- a CDS encoding GntR family transcriptional regulator, protein MEEPMYIKIHNQIKRDIENHVYRVGSRIPAERQLAVKFGVSRMTLRQAIKTLEDEGILERRLGSGTYVASQKVQEKMSGIMSFTEITQANGQTPSSKLISYKVGQPSLSEKERLNLAGDAEVLRMERIRYADNVPICYEVVTIPHELIAKLSKADISAHLYRTLEAHGYQVGQVTEHISAAIANEQDARLLDVKKGEPLITRLQVTDLSTGQPFEYTRASYVADRFEFTFSK, encoded by the coding sequence ATGGAAGAACCAATGTATATCAAGATTCATAATCAAATTAAGCGCGATATTGAGAATCACGTTTACCGTGTGGGCAGTAGAATCCCGGCCGAGCGGCAGTTGGCGGTCAAATTTGGGGTGTCGCGGATGACATTGCGGCAGGCGATCAAAACGCTTGAGGATGAAGGAATATTGGAACGGCGTCTTGGGAGTGGCACTTACGTTGCCAGTCAAAAAGTTCAGGAAAAAATGTCCGGCATTATGTCCTTTACCGAAATTACCCAGGCAAACGGGCAGACGCCTTCGAGTAAGTTGATTTCCTATAAAGTGGGCCAGCCCTCCTTATCTGAAAAAGAGCGGTTAAACCTCGCAGGAGATGCTGAGGTGCTGCGGATGGAACGGATCCGCTATGCCGACAACGTGCCAATCTGTTATGAGGTCGTAACGATTCCGCATGAATTGATTGCCAAACTGTCGAAAGCGGATATCTCTGCCCATTTGTACCGGACACTTGAAGCCCACGGTTACCAAGTGGGGCAGGTAACGGAGCATATTTCGGCAGCGATTGCCAATGAACAGGATGCCCGCTTACTTGATGTCAAGAAAGGAGAACCCCTGATTACACGGCTGCAGGTGACGGATTTGTCAACAGGCCAGCCGTTTGAGTATACCAGGGCGAGTTACGTGGCCGACCGGTTTGAATTCACTTTTTCAAAATAA
- a CDS encoding amino acid ABC transporter permease, translating to MQNWINAFSWLNVRFLLMGLWVTIYISVISVILSFIIGSVLGIIRYSKIKYLSAIVGFVIDIIRNIPLLLIIFFTYFGLPNFGFRPNTIPAAIIAMTVFESCMIAEIVRSGLNAVDEGQMEGCRSVGMTFGQALWHVVLPQGYKKMIPALISQFVSLIKDTSLATIIVVPELLQHAQVIYGQNANYILPMFAALAVLYFIVCFTLSLIGNEIGKHMA from the coding sequence ATGCAAAATTGGATTAATGCTTTTTCCTGGCTGAACGTGCGCTTTTTGCTCATGGGTTTATGGGTAACGATTTATATTTCCGTTATTTCGGTAATTTTAAGTTTTATCATTGGTTCGGTTCTGGGAATTATTCGCTATTCAAAAATTAAATATTTGTCCGCAATTGTCGGGTTCGTGATTGATATTATTCGCAACATACCACTGCTGCTGATAATCTTTTTTACCTACTTCGGACTGCCGAACTTTGGTTTTCGGCCGAATACGATTCCGGCTGCAATCATTGCCATGACCGTGTTTGAATCCTGCATGATTGCGGAGATTGTCCGTTCGGGTCTCAATGCGGTTGATGAGGGGCAAATGGAAGGCTGTCGTTCGGTCGGGATGACCTTTGGTCAGGCCCTGTGGCATGTGGTTTTGCCTCAAGGCTACAAAAAGATGATTCCGGCGCTGATTAGTCAATTCGTTTCACTGATCAAGGATACTTCCTTAGCAACGATCATTGTGGTACCGGAATTGTTGCAGCACGCCCAGGTTATTTACGGACAAAATGCCAACTATATCTTGCCGATGTTTGCGGCTTTAGCAGTCCTTTACTTCATTGTCTGCTTTACGCTTTCGCTGATTGGCAACGAAATTGGGAAGCATATGGCTTAA
- a CDS encoding ArgE/DapE family deacylase, with translation MKMDEKQKLAVLEKLVSFKSVNGHEYPVAVYLQSLLKQAGITSKIISLGNDRANLVAEIGSGKPVLGVVGHMDVVDVELDNWKTDPFKLTAKGDKLYGRGTTDMKGGLAAMVIAMMDLKEKKVPLNGTIRLLVTAGEEIGLPGSKKFYKDGYMKDVDTLIVGEPSGFRAPYASKGALNIYVKSVGKAAHSSMPKLGNNAVEHLINVLNKIKEKITSVMAERHNKDLGDTVFNIDAFHGGKQPNAIPGYAEAIVNVRTIPEFSNKEILQDVSDIIDDYNAHTNGHISYSVDNDIIPIVGDANSKILKLVQKLGAPYAKKYYASQNYSADELAEMKKAADLSGLKFATDKILPMGISGATDASELLIDHPVGCNYVMFGPGNDNEHGNNEYLSKTMYLEFIDLYEELFTKFFA, from the coding sequence ATGAAAATGGACGAAAAACAAAAATTAGCAGTGTTAGAAAAACTGGTTAGCTTTAAATCAGTTAATGGACATGAATATCCAGTAGCGGTATATCTGCAATCCTTACTCAAACAGGCAGGGATCACGAGTAAAATTATATCGCTGGGCAATGATCGGGCTAATTTAGTTGCAGAGATTGGTTCAGGTAAGCCGGTGTTAGGCGTAGTCGGTCACATGGATGTAGTTGATGTTGAACTGGATAATTGGAAAACCGATCCGTTTAAGTTAACTGCCAAGGGCGATAAATTATACGGTCGCGGTACCACCGACATGAAGGGCGGCCTAGCTGCGATGGTCATCGCAATGATGGATTTAAAAGAAAAAAAGGTGCCGTTAAATGGAACGATTCGGCTGCTGGTAACAGCGGGAGAAGAGATTGGCCTTCCGGGTTCCAAGAAATTTTACAAGGATGGCTATATGAAGGACGTTGACACTTTGATTGTTGGTGAGCCTTCTGGCTTCCGTGCTCCGTATGCAAGCAAGGGTGCGCTGAACATTTATGTTAAATCGGTCGGTAAGGCCGCCCATAGCTCGATGCCTAAGCTGGGCAACAACGCGGTTGAGCATCTGATTAATGTTCTGAATAAAATTAAGGAAAAAATCACTAGTGTTATGGCAGAACGGCATAACAAGGATCTGGGTGATACTGTCTTTAATATTGATGCTTTTCACGGCGGCAAGCAGCCGAATGCGATTCCGGGTTATGCCGAAGCGATTGTCAATGTTAGAACAATTCCTGAGTTCAGCAATAAAGAAATTTTGCAGGATGTCTCCGATATTATTGATGATTACAACGCACACACTAACGGTCACATCAGTTATTCAGTTGATAACGACATCATCCCGATTGTTGGTGATGCCAATTCCAAAATTCTCAAGTTAGTCCAAAAACTGGGTGCACCGTATGCCAAAAAGTATTATGCTTCCCAAAACTATTCCGCAGACGAGTTAGCAGAAATGAAAAAGGCGGCAGATCTATCAGGCTTGAAGTTTGCAACTGATAAAATTCTGCCGATGGGAATTTCCGGAGCCACGGATGCTTCTGAGCTGCTGATTGATCACCCAGTCGGTTGCAATTATGTAATGTTTGGTCCGGGTAACGATAACGAACACGGTAATAATGAATACCTTTCAAAGACGATGTACTTGGAATTTATTGATTTGTATGAGGAATTGTTTACTAAGTTTTTTGCTTAA
- a CDS encoding GAF domain-containing protein: MEKSENYQLLEQQAAALLKDEHDLIASMSNLAALLFSGLPNVSYAGFYRYQNGELILGPFQGPVACMHIPLGRGVCGTAAQTQKTQIVPDVHKFSGHIACDADTNSEIVVPLIKNEQLLAVLDIDSHDFNNFDQIDAKYLKKIIQLV, encoded by the coding sequence ATGGAAAAATCAGAAAATTACCAATTGCTTGAGCAACAAGCAGCCGCATTGCTCAAGGATGAACACGACCTCATTGCCAGCATGAGCAACCTTGCCGCATTACTTTTTTCAGGTTTGCCCAATGTCAGCTATGCCGGTTTTTACCGCTACCAAAATGGTGAATTAATTCTTGGTCCCTTTCAGGGTCCGGTTGCCTGCATGCACATTCCGCTTGGCCGGGGTGTCTGCGGAACCGCCGCCCAAACGCAAAAAACGCAAATAGTGCCCGATGTTCATAAATTCAGCGGCCACATTGCCTGTGACGCGGATACCAATTCCGAAATTGTCGTGCCGCTGATTAAAAACGAACAACTACTTGCTGTTTTAGATATTGACAGCCACGACTTTAACAACTTTGACCAGATCGATGCAAAATATTTAAAGAAAATAATTCAGCTAGTATAA
- a CDS encoding calcium-translocating P-type ATPase, PMCA-type gives MAKAYYKQKVSEVAHDFKTAVAKGLSSDQVQERTAQYGPNSLASQKKTSLLRRFVDQFKDFMIIVLIIAALLSGFVAKEWTDAAIIMIVVILNAVLGVFQETRSEEAISALKKMATPSARVRRNGVISEIPSTALVPGDVVLLEAGDVVPADMRLVKSESLKIEESALTGESVPVDKKSEQLPDEKVALADQVNMAFSNTNVTYGRGEGIVVATGMQTEVGKIATMINNADETDTPLKQNLNQLGKTLTIMILVVCAVVFVVGLITKRGTEPTNKLIIDMFLVAVSLAVAAIPEGLPAIVTIILALGTQTMAKHKAIVRKLPAVETLGATDIICSDKTGTLTQNKMTVEKLYYDGKFHQADEAIKAENPALLTMVLANDTKIEQGQKLLGDPTETALVQYALQQKIAVSDLLSDHHRVQEVPFDSERKLMSTVNQDGGQYFVAVKGAPDQLLKRVTEINLGGQVTAINEKQKQEILAANQEMGSKALRVLGLAYKLVKETYDKPTTENVEQDLIFAGLVGMIDPERPEAKKAIAEAHSAGITTVMITGDHQVTAQAIAERLGIIQPGQNKRVITGAELDELSDDYFEKHVGDYSVYARVSPEHKVRIVKAWQANGKIVAMTGDGVNDAPSLKQADIGIGMGITGTEVSKGASDMVLADDNFATIVEAVKQGRKVFSNIQKSILYLMSCNVGEVLTVFMMTMLGWDILAPVQLLWINLVTDTLPAIALGVEPVENGVMKRKPRGKKSNFFSGGVASSIIYQGILEGALVLGAYQLGLNVGPHVDNPAMQHGDALTMAFLTLGLIQLFHAFNSKYVHQSIFNKKTFANKWFNWAILISALVMSAVELPFMTRFFDVTELDAAQWLVVLGAGVLMILIVESVKFVQRRLGKR, from the coding sequence GTGGCAAAAGCATACTATAAGCAAAAAGTAAGTGAAGTTGCACATGATTTTAAGACTGCGGTGGCTAAGGGCTTAAGCAGCGACCAGGTACAGGAAAGAACCGCGCAGTATGGGCCTAACAGTCTGGCGAGTCAGAAGAAGACGAGCCTGCTGCGGCGTTTCGTTGATCAATTTAAAGATTTTATGATTATCGTTTTGATCATCGCGGCGTTATTATCCGGATTTGTTGCTAAGGAGTGGACGGATGCTGCCATCATCATGATTGTGGTTATCCTGAATGCCGTCCTAGGCGTTTTTCAAGAGACCCGTTCCGAGGAAGCAATTTCCGCTCTGAAGAAAATGGCCACCCCGAGTGCCCGTGTCCGCCGGAACGGCGTAATTAGCGAGATTCCCAGTACAGCCTTAGTGCCAGGGGATGTTGTTCTGCTTGAGGCGGGTGATGTAGTTCCGGCCGACATGCGGCTTGTCAAGAGTGAAAGCCTTAAGATCGAAGAATCGGCTCTAACCGGTGAATCGGTTCCGGTTGATAAAAAAAGCGAGCAATTGCCTGATGAAAAGGTAGCGCTGGCCGACCAGGTTAATATGGCTTTTTCTAATACCAATGTTACTTACGGCCGCGGCGAAGGCATCGTCGTTGCAACGGGGATGCAGACCGAAGTTGGTAAAATTGCTACGATGATTAATAATGCCGATGAGACAGATACGCCGCTGAAACAAAATTTGAATCAGCTGGGTAAAACGCTGACGATCATGATTCTGGTTGTCTGTGCCGTTGTCTTTGTGGTGGGTCTGATTACCAAACGGGGCACGGAGCCGACCAACAAGCTGATTATTGACATGTTTTTAGTAGCCGTTTCGCTTGCCGTTGCCGCAATTCCCGAGGGACTGCCAGCAATCGTGACAATTATTTTGGCGCTTGGCACTCAAACTATGGCCAAGCACAAGGCGATTGTGCGCAAGCTCCCGGCCGTAGAAACGCTTGGTGCGACCGATATTATTTGTTCGGATAAGACGGGCACACTTACGCAGAATAAGATGACAGTCGAAAAGCTGTATTATGATGGTAAGTTTCATCAGGCTGACGAGGCAATAAAAGCGGAAAATCCGGCGCTTTTGACCATGGTTTTGGCAAACGATACCAAGATTGAACAGGGGCAAAAATTGTTAGGCGATCCTACCGAAACAGCCCTTGTCCAGTATGCGCTGCAGCAAAAAATTGCGGTATCAGATTTACTGAGTGACCATCACCGTGTTCAAGAAGTTCCCTTTGACTCGGAAAGAAAATTGATGAGTACGGTCAATCAGGATGGTGGCCAGTACTTTGTTGCGGTTAAGGGTGCACCCGATCAGCTTCTAAAGCGAGTAACTGAGATTAATCTTGGCGGCCAGGTTACTGCAATTAATGAAAAACAAAAGCAGGAAATTTTGGCTGCTAACCAGGAAATGGGCAGTAAGGCCTTGCGGGTCTTGGGTCTAGCATACAAACTGGTTAAGGAAACTTATGACAAGCCGACGACGGAAAATGTTGAACAGGATTTGATTTTTGCTGGTCTGGTAGGAATGATTGATCCTGAGCGTCCTGAGGCCAAGAAGGCGATTGCCGAAGCGCATAGCGCGGGAATTACGACGGTGATGATCACGGGTGATCACCAAGTCACGGCGCAGGCAATTGCTGAGCGGCTGGGTATTATTCAGCCGGGACAAAATAAGCGGGTAATTACTGGTGCCGAGCTTGACGAACTAAGCGATGATTATTTTGAAAAGCATGTCGGTGACTACAGTGTTTATGCCCGGGTTTCGCCCGAACACAAGGTGCGGATTGTCAAGGCATGGCAGGCCAACGGTAAAATTGTGGCGATGACTGGTGATGGGGTTAATGATGCTCCCAGCCTGAAGCAAGCCGATATCGGAATCGGCATGGGCATCACCGGTACAGAGGTGTCTAAAGGAGCCAGTGACATGGTGCTTGCCGATGATAACTTTGCGACAATTGTTGAGGCGGTTAAGCAGGGACGGAAGGTCTTCAGCAATATTCAGAAGTCCATTTTGTATTTGATGAGCTGCAATGTAGGTGAAGTTTTAACCGTCTTCATGATGACCATGCTTGGCTGGGATATTCTGGCTCCGGTGCAGCTTCTCTGGATTAACCTGGTGACGGATACGCTGCCAGCAATTGCCTTAGGGGTTGAACCGGTTGAAAACGGCGTGATGAAACGCAAACCTCGCGGCAAAAAATCTAACTTCTTCAGCGGCGGCGTTGCCAGTTCAATTATTTATCAGGGAATTTTAGAGGGAGCACTAGTTTTAGGTGCCTATCAGCTAGGTTTGAATGTCGGCCCTCATGTTGATAATCCGGCAATGCAGCACGGTGACGCTTTGACGATGGCCTTTTTGACTTTAGGCTTAATCCAGCTGTTTCATGCCTTTAATTCGAAATATGTCCACCAGTCGATTTTTAATAAGAAAACCTTTGCTAACAAGTGGTTTAACTGGGCAATTCTAATTTCTGCGCTTGTGATGTCAGCGGTTGAATTGCCGTTTATGACTAGATTCTTCGATGTGACTGAACTTGATGCTGCGCAATGGCTGGTGGTTCTAGGGGCAGGTGTCTTAATGATTTTAATTGTTGAATCTGTCAAATTTGTTCAGCGGCGCTTAGGCAAAAGATAA
- a CDS encoding amino acid ABC transporter permease, whose product MINIFTHFSNQLLVGFGWTVLSSVLALIFSLIIGGAFAIMEVVPNKVARFIGHAYVEIFRNIPLLVITMFFYLVIPMYVVKINGFTAGTIGLTLYTSAFIAETIRSGIQSVSKGQMEGARSTGMTYWQAMRYIILPQAFKIVIPPLGNQFINLVKNSSVLAFVAGFDLMYQANSIASITFDTINSYLVVGVLYLIITLPLSYYMRYLEKKVA is encoded by the coding sequence ATGATAAATATTTTTACTCATTTTAGTAACCAACTTCTTGTTGGTTTTGGCTGGACCGTTTTATCAAGCGTTTTGGCATTGATTTTTAGCCTGATAATTGGTGGCGCTTTTGCCATTATGGAGGTTGTCCCGAATAAGGTCGCCCGCTTCATCGGCCATGCTTACGTGGAAATCTTCCGCAACATTCCGCTGCTGGTTATTACCATGTTTTTTTACTTGGTAATTCCGATGTATGTTGTCAAGATCAACGGCTTTACTGCCGGAACAATTGGGCTGACTTTGTATACCTCTGCATTTATTGCTGAAACGATCCGGTCTGGGATTCAGTCGGTCTCAAAGGGCCAAATGGAAGGTGCTCGTTCAACCGGGATGACCTACTGGCAGGCAATGCGCTACATTATTTTGCCGCAGGCGTTTAAAATTGTGATTCCGCCGCTGGGCAACCAATTTATTAACTTGGTAAAGAATTCCTCGGTTTTAGCCTTTGTTGCTGGTTTCGACCTGATGTATCAAGCTAATTCAATTGCATCAATAACTTTTGATACGATTAACAGTTATCTAGTTGTTGGCGTTTTGTATTTGATCATTACGCTGCCGCTTAGTTATTACATGCGGTACTTGGAAAAGAAAGTGGCTTAG
- a CDS encoding amino acid ABC transporter ATP-binding protein codes for MSMIEFHNVQKFYGHFQALYDINLEIDKGETVVLIGPSGSGKSTLVRTVNGLESIQGGKLIVNNHDLSNPKTNFNILRRDVGMVFQHFNLYANKTVLENIMLAPRIVSHMPEEENKKQAMQLLKMVGLESKADNKPSQISGGQKQRVAIARSLAMRPKLLLFDEPTSALDPEMIDDVLQVIKKVTSDSNMTSLIVTHEMGFAKEVANRVIFMDQGRIVEDDDTKSFFKQPKTERAQQFLSKIISH; via the coding sequence ATGTCAATGATCGAGTTCCATAATGTTCAAAAATTTTACGGACATTTTCAAGCGTTATACGACATTAACCTAGAAATTGATAAGGGGGAAACCGTTGTTTTAATCGGACCATCGGGCTCGGGTAAGAGTACACTGGTAAGAACTGTTAATGGCCTGGAATCAATTCAGGGAGGCAAGCTCATTGTGAATAATCATGACCTGTCTAATCCTAAGACTAACTTTAACATTTTGCGGCGGGATGTTGGCATGGTTTTCCAGCACTTCAATTTGTATGCCAATAAGACGGTGTTAGAAAATATTATGCTGGCGCCGCGCATTGTTAGTCACATGCCTGAGGAAGAAAATAAGAAGCAGGCAATGCAGCTTTTGAAGATGGTCGGCCTCGAAAGCAAAGCCGATAACAAACCGTCACAAATCTCCGGTGGTCAAAAGCAGCGGGTGGCGATTGCCCGGTCGCTTGCGATGCGGCCCAAACTGCTTTTATTTGATGAGCCGACTTCCGCCTTGGATCCAGAAATGATAGATGATGTTTTGCAGGTTATCAAGAAGGTTACTTCAGACAGTAACATGACTTCTTTGATCGTTACCCACGAAATGGGCTTTGCCAAAGAGGTTGCCAACCGTGTTATTTTTATGGATCAAGGACGAATTGTTGAGGATGATGACACGAAGTCATTCTTTAAGCAGCCGAAGACGGAACGGGCACAGCAATTCTTGAGTAAAATTATTTCACACTAA